A DNA window from Zingiber officinale cultivar Zhangliang chromosome 3A, Zo_v1.1, whole genome shotgun sequence contains the following coding sequences:
- the LOC122050410 gene encoding uncharacterized protein LOC122050410 has translation MPLFGFTGNEVQVVGQMKLAISLNEEPLRRARTTNFIIVDAHSAYNVILGRPALTEFRVVVSTFYQKIKFPVEDQEGEFGLKNVGATYQRLMNKVFWKQIERNLEVYVDDILIKSIQAVNLCADIEETFGMLRTYGVKLNPQKCLFVAKSGRFLGYIVTKRGIEVNPSKVKALQDMSPPRNLKEGQHLTGRITALSRFISKTADRSFAFFKILRRATKFQWDVECDKAFEELKVYLNSLPVLAKPVTREPLRVYLSSTGYVVGSSLVRSDGEEQPVYFLSHLLKDAESHYIDLEKLAFALVLAAQRLCPYFLAHPIIVMTNNPLGRKIPQAENQTTNELVKLASSISPIVIQQPIEQISLVAHIDRMEGLTFSNDWRMAIAEFLKSGATPSNREEAHLLRRRSGRFVLIGDQLYKKEFSKPLLKCVGPEDVDYILQEVYQGSCGGHPGGRSLARKILLAGYFWPTLQEDAAQTIATCLSCQKYHNSIHQPAEKMKASTGSCPFDQWGMDIVGPFPMATGQRKFLLVVVDYFSKWVEVEPLAKITEQMVKKFIWKHIICRFGIPCRLVSNNGRQFIGQQLREWCEGYDIQQHFTSVTYPQRNRQAEVTNREIFQILRVRLDHVVGS, from the exons ATGCCCCTGTTCGGATTCACTGGTAACGAGGTTCAGGTGGTCGGCCAGATGAAATTGGCTATTTCGCTCAatgaagagccgctcagaagggcGCGGACCACTAACTTCATCATAGTGGATGCACACtcggcatacaacgtcattttgggccgaccagCCCTCACTGAATTTCGGGTTGTCGTCTCGACattctatcagaagatcaagttccctgtcGAGGACCAAGAGGGAGAG ttcggactaaagaacgtcGGTGCCACATACCAGCGgctcatgaacaaagtgttctgGAAGCAGATCGAGCGAAACCTGGAGGTATacgttgatgatatacttattaaatcaatccAAGCGGTCAacctttgtgcagatatagaagaaaccttcgGGATGCTAAGGACATacggggtcaagctaaatccccagaagtgtctgttcgtaGCAAAGAGTGGACGCTTTCTGGGGTACATCGTTACCAAGCGGGGCATAGAGGTAAATCCCAGTaaagtgaaagcactacaagacaTGTCGCCTCCCAGAAACCTAAAAGAAGGTCAGCACCTCACGGGACGAATAACTGCGCTGTCTAGATTTATCTcgaagaccgccgaccggagctttGCCTTTTTCAAGATTTtgcgccgagccaccaagttccaatgggatgtaGAGTGCGACAAGGCCTTCGAAGAGCTCAAAGTATATCTCAATTCCTTacctgtgttagccaagccggtcaCCAGGGAGCCCCTTAGAGTGTACTTGTCCTCAACTGGATATGTCGTCGGGTCGTCTCTTGTGAGGTCGGACGGCGAGGAACAACCTGTGTACTTCTTAAGTCACCtactaaaggatgctgagtctcacTACATTgatctcgagaagttggcttttgcGCTGGTACTCGCCGCTCAAAGGCTCTGCCCTTATTTCCTAGCGCACCCGATCATTGTGATGACGAACAACCCCCTGGGAAGG AAGATCCCCCAAGCAGAGAATCAGACTACAAATGAGCTGGTTAAGCTAGCTAGCTCGATATCACCGATCGTCATTCAACAGCCGATCGAGCAGATATCTCTGGTCgcccacatcgaccggatggaggggctCACATTTTCAAATGACTGGCGGATGGCTATAGCAGAATTTCTGAAGTCAGGAGCAACACCCTCCAATCGGGAGGAAGCGCATCTGCTTAGGAGGAGATCTGGTCGGTTTGTCCTCATTGGCGACCAGCTCTACAAAAAAGAATTCTCTAAGCCTCTGCTCAAATGTGTTGGTCCGGAGGATGTGGATTATATTCTGCAAGAAGTATATCAAGGGTCTTGTGGAGGACACCCAGGCGGCCGCTCGTTGGcaaggaagattttgctagccgggtacttttggccgaccctccAAGAAGATGCCGCTCAGACCATCGCCACATGCCTTTCCTGTCAGAAATATCACAACTCCATCCACCAGCCTGCTGAGAAGATGAAGGCGTCTACAgggtcctgcccgttcgaccagtggggcatggatattgtgggacctttCCCGATGGCGACTGGGCAGCGGAAGTTTTTACTCGTGgtggtggactacttctccaaatgggtcgaggtCGAGCCATTGgcgaaaataaccgagcagatggtcaagaagttcatctggaaGCACATAATATGTCGATTCGGTATTCCATGTCGGCTCGTGTCTAATAATGGACGACAGTTCATCGGACAGCAACTCcgagaatggtgcgaggggtacgaCATTCAGCAACACTTCACCTCTGTAACCTATCCGCAAAGAAACAGGCAGGCAGAGGTCACCAATCGAGAGATCTTTCAGattcttcgagttcggctcgaccatgtCGTTGGCAGCTAG